The DNA window AAATTGAACCTGACAGATATGCTGACACGGGTTTCTCCGTAAAGGACACGGCCCCAAAAATCAATGCGCTGATCTTCCACCGCATGATGCAAAAAACGCCAAGCGAGCGCATGCTCATGGGAATGGACATGTTGGCAACCGCCCGGCAACTCGTCTGGTCCACCCTGCCACCAGAACTGACCGATCAAGCCCGCAGAAAAGCCTTCTACGAGCGCTTCTACAACGAACCCTGCCCGCTCAAAAAGTAGAAGACTCGTCCCGAGCCTTGAGATGCTAGCCATCCATCAATCAAATCGCCCGCGCCTCACCCCAGCTTCCCTCTCAACAGCTCCCCCACCACCTTCGGATTCGCCTTGCCACCACTCGACTTCATGATCTGACCCGTCATCCAGTTCAGCATCTTCTCATTCCCCGACTTGAACTCCGCCACCTTGTCCGGATTCGCTGCAATCACCTGATCACACAACGCCTCCAGCGCCCCGGTGTCACTCACCTGCTCAAATCCCTTCGCCTTGATGATTGACCCCGGCGCATCCCCACTCTCAAACATCTCCGCAAACACTTCCTTCGCCTGATTGTTGGAAATCTTGCCCGATTCCACCGCGCCCACCAGCTCATTCAACGCCCCCGGCGTCACCCGACTCTCCGTCAATGTCGACCCCGCCTCGTTCAACTTGCCCAACAGCTCATTGATCACCCAGTTCGCCACCTTCTTGGCCGGAACCTTCGCGTCCGTTCCCGCTGATCTCTCAAACCAGTCCGCCAGACCAAGATCACTCGCCAGCACCCCCGCATCATAAGCACTCACCGCATACTCCTGCTCAAACCGCTCCCGCTTCTGATGCGGCAACTCCGGCACCAAAACCCGCATCCGCTCAACAATCGGCAACGTGCGGATCGGCAGCAAATCCGGATCAGGCAAATACCGGTAATCATGCGCATCCTCCTTCGTCCGCATCAACTGCGTCTCCCCGCGGTCGTCATCCCAACGACGCGTGCTCTGCACCAGTTTCTCGCCCTTGTCGAGAGCTTCCGTCTGCCGCTCAATCTCGAAATGAATCGCCCGACGCACCGCTGATACCGAGTTCAAATTCTTCAACTCAATCTTCGCCCCCAACTCCATCTGCCCCTCCGGCCGCAAACTGATGTTCACATCACAGCGCATCTCCCCCTTCCCCATGCCCGCACCCCCCCCCCCGCCATAAATCAAAATCTGCCGCAGGCTGTTTAAATAAGCCACCGTCTCCTCCGCTGAATCCAGATCCGGATCACTCACGATCTCCATCAACGGCGTCCCCGCGCGGTTAAAATCCACCAACGTCCCCGCCGCCGTGTGCGTGCTCTTGCCCACATCCTCCTCAAGATGAATCCGTGTCAGCTTCACCACCTTGCCGGGATTCTCAATGCGCTTCTGCCAGTCTTTCGGATAAGCCAGATCATACAACGGCACCCCGCCTCCCAAACACAGCGGCAGATCAAACTGACTCAACTGATAATTCTTCGGCATGTCCGGATAAAAATAGTTCTTCCGATCCCATTTGCTGATTTCCGGCGTCGAACATCCCAGCATCAACCCCGTCAAAATCGTTTTCTCAATCGCCGCCAAATTCAGCACCGGCAACGCCCCCGGCAACCCCAAACAAACCGGACAAGTCATCGTATTCGGCTCGGCCCCATACTCCACCGGACAAGCACAATACATCTTGCTGCGCGTATTCAGCTGCGCATGAACTTCGAGACCAATGGTGACAATATATCGGGGCATGAGAACCCCCAGCCTACCCAAAGACCGCCCGCATGCAACGTCCCGCTCATCTGTATTGCAAAAACCCTCCCCAATATTAGCCTTATCTCATGAGCGCGTGGCGACGCAAAGCTTCAGAATATCTGCCCGAACTGCAATCCACCATTGCCAGCCCGGTCATCGACAACCCGATGTATTTGTGGACAGAACTACAATCCCATTTTTCCCGCTTGTGCACCGAATCGCCTCCAAACATTGACCTCCTTACGCGCTTCTGGCATTACTCTCAATGGTGTCTTCGCCACCCTAATCCGAACATTCAAACCGCCGCTGCCATCGGATTCTGCGGGCACCTTCTCGACACCCACGATACACGGTCCATCCTTCCTAAAATCATCTCCCGCGAAGAATACATCTCACTGAAATCCCTGCTTCTATACCACAACACCGAAGCCGATCACCTTTCCACCCTAACCACATTCCCAGACAAATAGCCCTTCATTCGTCATTTCTTTAACCCGCTCCCGCCAGCTTTCGCGCATACTCCAGCGAATCAATCTCCTCCACCCCCTTGTCCGTTCGGATCGCCTTGATCCTCGGAAACCGTAGAGCCAGGCCGCTGTCGTGCCGCTTGCTCTCCTGGATCGAATCAAACGCGATCTCCAACACCACCCGCGGCGTCACCGTCCGCACATTTCCCTTCTGCGAGATTGTGTCTTCCACAAACACTGCCGTTAATTCCTCAATCTCCGCATCGGTCAGACCGGAATACGCTTTCCCAATCACCCGCAAAGCGCCCCGCTCGTCCCGCACTGCAAAGGTGTAGTCGCTCAACACATGACTGCGCTTGCCATGCCCCTGCTCCACCTTCACGACCACCACATCCAACGTCGAAAAGGCCTTTTTCAACTTCAACCACGTCTTCCCGCGCCTTCCCGGCGTGTAAAAACTGTTCCGGTCTTTCGCAATCAACCCCTCATTTCCCGCCCGACGCGCCGCATGAAACGCCTCTTCCACCGCCTCCGATGAACCTGCCTCCATCAAGGCAATTCGCTGCCACAACGACGGCAACACAAGCGCCTCCAACTGCCCCCTGCGCTTCTCCAACGGCTCCTGCAAAAAGCTCACGCCATTTCGCCACATCATATCAAACACCACATACTTCACGGTGATGTCCGAGGGCACAAAAAGATCCCCCTGCGACTTCCTTCCCAAGCGACGCTGCAAATCATGAAACGTCAGCTTCTTGTCATCTGCAAAAGCGATGATCTCCCCGTCCACCATCACCTCATCCTTCATCTTCAACGCCGCCTCCGCGATCTCTGGAAACTGACCCGTCACCAACTTCAAATCACGTGTAAAAATCTCCACCCGTCCCGCCCCCACATGCACCTGCGCACGAATCCCATCAAACTTGTCCTCCAGCCACACCGATCCCCGGTCCACCCCCGCTCCCAGCCGATCCCAAATCGCCTCGGCCGTCTCCTCAGGACTCGCCAGCATCACCTTGACCGGCACAAACAAGACCGGCTGCGCATCCTTCAATCGACCGCCCTTCGCCAGCAACGCCGCCCGGCCAATGTCGCCGCTCAACATCGCCGCCTCACGAACCTCCTCACCCGCGCACCCAAATGCCCGCGCCACCGCCTCTTCAATCAATCCCTCGCGCGATCCAATCCTTAACTCCCCCGTCAGAAGCCGCACCACATAACTCCCCTCCAGCGCTGACATTCCCATCAAACCCTCTTTCAGCACTGACGCCTTCGCCACCGGTCCACGAGCCTCACGCAACCTCACAAAAACCCCCGCCACATCAGTCAAAGCCACCCCGCCCGAATCATTGACTCCCTCCCGCCTCTGCAAGACCAAAAACGCCGTCCGACCCGTGTCATTCTGCGAACGTGCAATCTGCCGGTATTCCGCCTCACGCATTCCGCTCACACCCAACAACGCCTGCCGGATCGTCGCCCATCCCGTCTGCAACGGCGGGGCCTGCAAGGTCGGATCATCCAAGATCGCCGCAAACCACCTCACCGCCCGCTCTACTTCGCTCTCCGGCAGCTTCTGCAAATACTCCGCCAGCAACTCCTGCTTCTTCAACCGTGACGACTGCGCCGAAACCCGCTCACAAACCATCGCCCAAGCCGCAAATGCATCCACCGCCATTTCTCCCTCAACCTGCTCCACCACCTTCCCCACCTCATCTTCCTTCTTCACCTCGCCTCCCAATCCCAGCTCCAACTGATTGCTCGCAATCAACGACCACGCCTCCACTCCCCTCTCCCTCAAATCCCGCGCAAACTCCGTGGTCGATCCATGCACCGTGTAAACCAGCTTCGGCCTCACCCTTTCCACACAATCCAGCAACTCCCCATAATCCGCATGATCACTCAACGGAAAAACCTCATCCACCTGATACCGAAACTTCGCCCCCGGCGTCAATGCCCACCCGCTCAACATCGCTGTCCGACAGACCTTTAATTTCTTCACGACCAGCGAACGCGCCGCGCTCGGCGGAAAAATCAAAGCATGGCCCGCTGCCTCATCCGCCTTAAAAACCCGCCATCCCGGCAGCTCATACCCCAACTCCTCATACACCTTCGTCAGCTTCACCATCGACGCGTGCAACATCACCGGCACCCCCGCCCCATTCAGCGCCGCCAGCACCTCCTGCGCCTTGCCCAGAGAATACCCCAACAGCACCGGAATCCCCCGATCCTCAATCGTCTCCTGCACAAACGCCACCACCGATGCGATCACTTTCTCCGACGCTGGAAAGCGATACATCGGCAATCCAAACGTCGTCTCCATGATCAACGTATCCGCCTTGATCAACTCCGCCTGCTCGGAGGACAGCCCCACCCTCATCTTAAAGTCCCCCGTGTATAGCAGCGTCGCTCCATCGCGCAAGCGCGTCATATGCAACATCGCCGAGCCGAGGATATGCCCCGCCGGCAGCAACCTCAGCTCAAATCCGCGCTCCACCACCACCTCTTTCCAATCCGGCATCAACGCCACTTCCAACGACCCCTCCCCATACCGACTCCGACTCAGCATCCCTGTCACCGGACTGCACAAGGTCCACCCATGCCGGGCAAAATGATCGCTGTGCGCATGCGAAACAAACGCCCGATCTTTCCCCATTTGGGGATCGAGCCACAGATCCAGTTCCGGCAGGAAAATCCCCCGGTCATAACGCACCTCAATCACATCCAGCTTCTGCATCACCAATAGAAACGAACCAACCCCTCAACACGAACGCACACGATTCAAAGAAGCTATCTGTGTTTATCTGTGTCCATCTGTGGTTAAAGAGAATTCCAAAACCACCGATAACTCACCGGGCCACGTCTAAACAAAAAAGCGGAGCATCGCTGCTCCGCCTTTAAATTTTTCTATTTCGTTAGCCTGCCCAACCTAGCTGCGCTTCTGCTTCAAACGCATCCAGGTCGGCACATCAAGATCTTCTCCTTCAACGATGGTCTTGGTGGTTCCCTTGAACCGCCCGGCTTCGTCTTGATTCAGATTAAAATTGCCCTGTTTGAAACCCGCAGGGGTTCCCGCCCCCTGAATCGGGGCTGCCGATGCCATGGCGGGTTCACGCCCCCGCCCCTCTGCCGTCGGAGCCGCCGCTGCTGGTTTGGGAGGGTGAGCATACTTGTCTGCCCAGGGGGTGTCGCTGTCCTCAAGATCAGCTTCATGGCCCTGCTGATCTTCCTCCTCCTCATCATCATCGTCGTCATCAGCGTTGTCGATCACCGAGAAAATCGATTTTGCTGGCGCAGCAGGTGCGACCACCGACTGCTGCACGACAGGTGCCGCCTGCACCTGGCTTTCCACCACAGGAGCAGGAGGAGGCTCAACCACATGGGCTTCCATCTTGGGGGTCACCGGTTCTTCCACCGCTGGCTCCTTTTCGGCCACCTGTTTTGGAATGGTGATCCGCACCTGCGCATGCGTGGTGCTGACCACCGCCTGCTGCGGTTTGGGTTCCGTTGCCGGGGCAACCGACTCCACCAATTCAGCTCCGAAAAGATCACGCTCGACCATTGCCGACGTCACCACCTCAAACTTGGGAGCAGGTGCAGGCGCAGGTGCGGGTGTTGGCTCTACCGCTGCAACTGGAGCAGGAACAGGAGCAGGAGCTGGCGCAACCGCGACTGCCACCGGAGCAATCACCACCGCCGGTTCCTGCTTCACCTCAACCTCAGCTTCAACCTTCGACTCCGCCATTGGCAACGCAGGTGCTTCAGGCGCTTCTTCACGCTTCACCTCTGCCTCAACAGCCGCTTTTTCCGTCTCGAAAGGCAGCGCGGGAGCGTGATTCTCATTCCTCTCAGGCTGCGGCTGTGGTTGCTTCAACTCCTTCTGCCCAGCATCCGACTCGGTTGACATCTCCTGCGCACTCAGCGAGCTCACCAGAGTCACCGAAATGGCATCGCCCATGCGCGGATCAACGGCCAACCCGAACATGATCTGCGTGCTCTCCGGCACACATTTGCTCAGTTGCTTCATCAATGCTTCGACTTCCGAAAGCGTCAGGCTCTCGCCGCCAGCGACATGCACCAGAAGGTTGCGCGCATTCTGCAACAACTGCCCCTGGTTCACCAATGGACTCTTCAACGAACGCTTCAACGCATCCGCCACCCGGTTCGCCCCTCGGGCCTCACCAAATCCAAACAAACAACGCGCATTCGGACTGTTCAACGCCGTCATCAGATCGGCCAGCCCCATACGAACAATCCCCGGTTGCGTCACCATCGTCGCAATCGCACGGAGGCTGTGACCAATCAACTGGTCCGCCTGACTGAACGCTTTCTGAATGCCTTCTTTCGGCAGCACCAGTTCGCCCATGCGGTTGTTCTCAAACAGAATCAACGCGTCAACATGCCCCTGCAATTCGTCCATCGCGGTCTCCGCCTGTTTAAGCCGACGACGCCCTTCAAACACAAACGGCGTGGTCGCAAACACAAACACCAGCGCCCCGCTCTCCTTCGCAATGCGCGCCACCACCGGGGCCGCACCCGAACCGGTGCCACCACCGAGACCACAACAGATAAACACCATGTTGTGGCCGCTCACCACCGCGCGAATTTTTTCCCTCGAAGCGATCGCCGCCTCGCGCCCCAGTTCAGGATCGCCACCACTGCCAATGCCGCGCATGATTTCAGCACCCAGTTGAATCTTTGCCGCCGACATCGAATGGGTCAGCACCCTCACATCCGTATGCATCGCCACCACCGTGGCATCCAGCATCCGGTCCAGTGAGATGCGATCCAGGACATTGAGGCCACCGCCACCAATGCCTACCACGCAGATCTTCAAGTTGTCGGCCGGTGCGGGCTCGCGTTCAAGGGTGCGGTCGAATTCTACCATAGGAGTGCGGGGTTGAGGGTGGTTGAGGGATCCAAAAAGAGTTGAGTGAACCAATAAATCGTGACGAACTTAGAAAGTCCAGGTGCTGAACACTTCTGCCATGCGACGCCCCAACTTGGCAAGCGGAGAAAGCCACGGTTTTTCAGCATCCATCAGCTGCGCGTAGCGGATCAGTCCGATAGGTGCGGAATAACAAGGATTTTCATAAGTTGCCGCCACCCCGCCCGAGGCCGAAGAGCCCGAACGAGTGATACGCACCCCAAACACATCTTTCGCCACCTGATCAATGCCGCGCATCTGGCTCACCCCACCGGTCAAATAAACCCCTGCACCAAGTCGGCCCATGTGCGGAGCGCAGCGTTCATAGACCTGCTCAAGAATCTCACGCGTCCGCATGTGAATCACTTCATTCAACAAGGCACGCTCAATCTCTCCGACAAACATGCCGTTCTCATCGTCCACACGAATCATCTCCCCAGGCTCAAGCTCGACATCAGCCGCCGATCCCTCTTCCACCTTCAAACGCTCCGCCCTTGCATGCGGAATCTGGAAACAAAGGGAAATGTCATTGGTAATGTGATCCCCCCCCAGCGGCACCGAACCCGACGCCGTCAGCATGCCCTCCGCATACAGCACGTAATCTGCCGTGCCACCGCCGAAATCGATCATCAAAGCCCCATGCTGCTTCGCTTCCTTGGTGAGCACCACCTGCGCTGCCGCCAGCGGAAGAAACACCGCATCCTCCACCTCCAAGGGAACCTGACGCACCAGTCGGATCGAATTCTGCACCCGGCTGCGCACCCCGTGAATGATGTGAAACTCCGCATCCAATCGTTCCGCCGTGCGACCAATCAACGACCGCACCTGCTCCTGTCCATCCACGCCATACTTGCGCGCAATGCGATGGAGAAAAACATGATTCTGTGGAATGTCCACGTTGCAGGCAATCTCCCGCACGTCTTCCAAATCGTCTTCCGTGATCTGATTCTGATCCGGCGGCAGACGATACACCCCCGCATGATTCAGACTCTCAATGTGCGAACCTGTCACTCCAAGAAACACGTTGCGGATCATCACATCGCTGCGGTCCTCCGCACGCAGCAACGCATCGTTCAAACAAGTCTGCGCAATGTCAAAATCCACGATCTCCCCTTTGCGAATGCCGCGCGAAGGAGCCTGGCCAACGCCAAGAATCTTGATGGCACCATCCTTCTTCACTTCGCCAACAACGACGCAGATCTTGGAAGTGCCTATTTCTAGTCCCGCATAAATAGTGCTACGAGCCATGGTGTTTCAATCGAGAAGGTTGGAGTCTTGGGATTTGGTTGAGAGGAAAGCCGCTTAAGGTTCAGTTGCTGCGAGCCAGCGTTTCCCGACGCAACGCCGGTTTGTGCAGAGGATCATTCACCACCGAGCCATCATGAAAAGTCACCGGAACATTGAGCTGCACCAAAAGATTCACGCTCGCCAGATTCCAGTCCTTCTCTTCAGACAGCTCAACAATTCGCGCCATGCGCTGCATCTGGTCCTGCAAATCGTGACGTGGAAAAACCGCAGTCACCTGATTCTCAAAAACCGCCTTGAATGCATAGGCTCGCGAAGCATCCACCCGCTTCAAACGGATCAAATGACTCAGCCCGGTGACATGATGCTGTTGGATAAAGTTTAAAGCCGCCAGCACATCAGGCGAATCAATGCCCTGACCCGGAATCAAGCGTCCCACATCCGCCACCTCAATCACCGGCAAAGCCCGCTGCTCATCCGACAACTCACCACTGGGCACCACAAATCCTTCCGCATCAAGCAGACAACCCCGACCCGCCACTTTGGCATCGACATTCTTCCCTTTGCACTCCAACCAGGCCACCGGCGTGCGTTGCATCACCTCAAGAAACACAATGCCGGGATATCCGCGAGTCACTTTCGCCGACTTCACCTGCGGCAGCGCCGTGAGCTGCTCCTTCACCCGCACGAGCGAAACCGACAGCATGTTCACCCCCTCATGAAGACCGGAAGCCTCCACGATCTGACCCGCAGACAAACCCGCCGCTCCATCCGTCACCACCGAAATGTGTTTCAACTGAAACCTTTCGTTCTCCATGAAGGCCTGCTTCACCACAATCACCCCGGCGCTAAACAGTCCCATCACAAACAGCAATCCCGCCGCCACCTTAACGCCCGCACCTGCCGTGCGCAGACGCTTCTGACGCCGCGTGGCATCCGTCTCCGGGTTCAGCTCCATGCGATGCCGCACCTCCAGACGTGTCACCTTCGCTTTCTTGCGACGGAAAACGAAGTTGCCCTGCACCTTTTTGGTCTTGCGACGAATGTTGCCGGAAAAGAACATGGTTAAGCCAAAGTTACCTCCCTGGCACCCCGTGCCTGAAGGGACAATTCAACAATTCGCTCCATCAACTGTGGAAACTCAATCCCGGCCGCAAGCGCGGCCTTGGGCAGCAGACTGCTCACCGTCATCCCGGGGATTGTGTTCACCTCCAGCACAAACGGCTCGCCGTCTTCGCGCAGGATCACATCCACCCGGCCATAAACTTCAATCCCAATGGATCTCATCGCCGCCAGCGCAGCCGACTGCACCCGCGCTGTGGTCGCCTCATCAAGGTCTGCTGGACAATGATAAAGCGTTTTGCCCGTGCCACCCATCCAGGGATATTTGTTATTGATGTCGTAAAAACCGCTCACCGGCTCAATATGAATCACTGGCAGCACCTGCTCGCCGAGCACACCGACTGTCAGCTCTTTACCGTCGATCAATTCTTCGACCAGCGTTTCGTCTCCAAAGCGCTTCGCGTCGTCCAATGCCACCGCCAGCTCGTCTTCCGTGCGCACTAAATGCACACCCACACTCGACCCCTCACGCGGCGGTTTCACCACCAACGGCAACGACAGTTTCAACTCATCGCTGCCATTCAATTTTAAGGTCTGACTGCGCGGCGTCGGCACTCCAGCCGCCAAAAACTTCTCTTTGCTCAGCAGTTTATCGAACGCCACACGGCTCGACTCCACCCCGGCGCCAGTGTAGGCAACGCCTTGTTTTTCTAAAGCCTCCTGTAATTGCCCATCTTCACCAAATGTGCCGTGAATCATGTTCACCGCCACCAAAACTCCCTCAGGAACGACCACATCCGTCGAGGTAACATCCACTTCAACCACTTCTGCACCAAGCGATTGCAACGCTTCCGACACACTCTCCGCTGATTTCAGCGAGACCGCACGCTCTGAGCCAGGTCCGCCTTTCAAAACAGCAATAGTGTGATTTTTCAGATTCATGAGAACGAAATCGGCCTAACTTATCCCAAAAATTGCTCAGGATTATTGAAATCAAACTACCTAAGCAATCTAAAATATCAAGAATTTAAGAGACAAGTCGTCGCATTTTTTATAATCAAGAGGAATTTCAAGGCGGTTTCTATCAAAACTGATTGAACGAACACCCCCTGAAATTTTCGTTTCGCCAACATTGGCAGGAAATTCAGAAATCAATTCCCCCACTTCTCATTTTTCCGACGATCGGGGTCACCAAGGCCGATGAACCTGCCATCCGCCAATCTCCAATGCCAGTGGCTTATGAAGTGTGTGAGCCTGATTATCCTCATTAACAGCTTTCTCTAGCTTCCTTCCCAAAACGGCCCTCGCTAATTCCGTGCGCCGCAGCATTTTTTGCGGTTGAACAAGCAAAAAATGCGCATTTAAGCGCTACTTACACTTGATCTTTGCATCACTTTGGCTAATACATCCACTGAATCCGCTTAATGTTGCTTATCCCCCGGGGCGATCACATAGCAAATCTCAACGGACTCATGATCTCACAACGTGCACGAGGATTGGCTACGCTGCATGCGACCGCACAAGCGGTGGTGTCACTAATAATCTTCTGGTGTTGGGCCGGTCTCCATTTCGAGCTGCGTGCCTCAGCGGTGCAGCCCGACTACGCCCGCTATGCCCAATATTCATTGCTCGTAGTGCTCGCCCACTATCTCGATCTGGCGTTGTCCAACCGCAAGGACGTCAACCTTCTCTATCTGGACATGGCGGTCAACTCACGCATCAGTCTCCGCCAATGCGCCAACGTCTCCTTGGTCCTCATGGCCTACCTCGTTGCAGTGAAGGACAGCATGATTTCCCGCGCCTTTTTGTTCAGCTGGATTCCCCTCCTCTACTCTGCGCTCTTCATTACCAACAAATACCTGCCCCGGCTCCTTGCCTCTGCCGCTTTCTACACTGCCCGCCGCCACCGCATCCTGTTTGTGGGTTCCAGCAAACACACTGATCGTCTCAAAATCTGGGCCGACCGACGTGCGCTCTATGGGTTTGAAACCATCGGCATTGTGCCAACCGATGGCGAAGTTCCAGACGACTCCTGTCTCCGTATGCTTGGCAAACCGGAAGACCTTGCAAAAGTGCTTCTGCGTGAGCGCCCCTCTCATTTGATCCTGACCGAATTTTCCACCCAGTCAAACGAGGGCCGCAAAATCGCCGACCTCTGTGAGCGCAACGGAGTTCGGCTTCTGATCGTGAATGACCTTTCCGATTACCTCGGTCGTCCGGTGGCTGTGGTCGAGCACGATGAGTTTTGCCTCATGGGCCTGCGTCGCGAACCACTCGAAAGTCCATTCAATCGAGTCGTGAAACGTGCGCTCGACATCATCATCGCGATACCTGTCGTGTTTATCGTCATTCCCATCACCAGCGTGTTCGTCTGGCTCGGGCAACGTATTCAATCCCCTGGCCCGGTATTCCACCGTCAAACCAGATCCGGCATCAACAACCGCGATTTCACCATCATCAAATTCCGCACCATGCACGTGCATGACGGCAGTCAGGATCAGCAAGCCACCCGCGGTGATGCCAGGGTCTATCCTCTGGGGCGGTTCCTTCGCCGCTTCAGCCTTGATGAGTTGCCGCAGTTCATCAATGTGCTGAATGGCGAGATGAGTGCCGTCGGCCCACGTCCCCACCTGCCCGCCCACAACGACTGGTTCATGGAAGAGGTCAACCACTACAACGTGCGCACCTTCATCAAACCCGGCATCACCGGCCTTGCCCAGGTGCGTGGCCATCGTGGTGAAACCAAGTGCAAGGACCAGATCAACGCCCGTATCGACATGGACCTCCACTACGTGGAAAACTGGTCGCTCACCCTTGACCTGATGATCGTCCTCCGCACCATGCGCCACATGGTGCTGCCTCCCAAGTCGGCCTACTAACCGGCGAACGCCTTCTTCGGCTCACAGTCGTCGGAACCGGGGCCTCCTTCAGTCAACACCGGAGAGCTCCTTCAACGCCGCTTCAAATGGCGGCATCACCTGGACCGCTTCGAAACGCTCCACATATCGACGCCCCACGCGCCCCATCTCCTCTACTTGAGCGGGACTGGCCGCCAACTCCTCCAGCTTTGCCACCAAAGCAGCGGAATCCCTCGGTGGCACCACCACTCCGAAGCCCCCCTCCCGCACCGCACGCGATAGCACGCTCTCTTCATCCGCCACCGCCACCACTGCACGACCAAAAGCCAGCGTTGTGAGCAACTTGCTCGGAAAAAAACATGCACCTGATCCCGGTTGTTGCGTGATCATGCAGGCGTCCGCATCCACCAGCATCTCCTCATACTCACGTCGAGGCTGCAACGGCAACAACAGCAAATTTTTAAGCCCCTGCTTGAGCATCTCATCCTCCAGCTTCAACCGCCTCGCTCCATCCCCGCAGATCACGATTCGAATCCGCTCCGACTTCAATATACGAGCCACCGCATCCAGCACATCAAGCCCCTGTTTCTCCCCCAGATTTCCCGAATACAACGCGACAAATTCGTCATCACGAATCCCATGCCGTTTCCGAAAATGCCCCCGCCCGGGCAACGACTCCAGGGGTGGAATCACCGTGCTGTTGGGAAAACAAATCGTCTTGGACCTCGCAATCCCCTTGGCCACAT is part of the Phragmitibacter flavus genome and encodes:
- the ftsA gene encoding cell division protein FtsA, which translates into the protein MARSTIYAGLEIGTSKICVVVGEVKKDGAIKILGVGQAPSRGIRKGEIVDFDIAQTCLNDALLRAEDRSDVMIRNVFLGVTGSHIESLNHAGVYRLPPDQNQITEDDLEDVREIACNVDIPQNHVFLHRIARKYGVDGQEQVRSLIGRTAERLDAEFHIIHGVRSRVQNSIRLVRQVPLEVEDAVFLPLAAAQVVLTKEAKQHGALMIDFGGGTADYVLYAEGMLTASGSVPLGGDHITNDISLCFQIPHARAERLKVEEGSAADVELEPGEMIRVDDENGMFVGEIERALLNEVIHMRTREILEQVYERCAPHMGRLGAGVYLTGGVSQMRGIDQVAKDVFGVRITRSGSSASGGVAATYENPCYSAPIGLIRYAQLMDAEKPWLSPLAKLGRRMAEVFSTWTF
- a CDS encoding cell division protein FtsZ, with translation MVEFDRTLEREPAPADNLKICVVGIGGGGLNVLDRISLDRMLDATVVAMHTDVRVLTHSMSAAKIQLGAEIMRGIGSGGDPELGREAAIASREKIRAVVSGHNMVFICCGLGGGTGSGAAPVVARIAKESGALVFVFATTPFVFEGRRRLKQAETAMDELQGHVDALILFENNRMGELVLPKEGIQKAFSQADQLIGHSLRAIATMVTQPGIVRMGLADLMTALNSPNARCLFGFGEARGANRVADALKRSLKSPLVNQGQLLQNARNLLVHVAGGESLTLSEVEALMKQLSKCVPESTQIMFGLAVDPRMGDAISVTLVSSLSAQEMSTESDAGQKELKQPQPQPERNENHAPALPFETEKAAVEAEVKREEAPEAPALPMAESKVEAEVEVKQEPAVVIAPVAVAVAPAPAPVPAPVAAVEPTPAPAPAPAPKFEVVTSAMVERDLFGAELVESVAPATEPKPQQAVVSTTHAQVRITIPKQVAEKEPAVEEPVTPKMEAHVVEPPPAPVVESQVQAAPVVQQSVVAPAAPAKSIFSVIDNADDDDDDEEEEDQQGHEADLEDSDTPWADKYAHPPKPAAAAPTAEGRGREPAMASAAPIQGAGTPAGFKQGNFNLNQDEAGRFKGTTKTIVEGEDLDVPTWMRLKQKRS
- the gatB gene encoding Asp-tRNA(Asn)/Glu-tRNA(Gln) amidotransferase subunit GatB, whose product is MPRYIVTIGLEVHAQLNTRSKMYCACPVEYGAEPNTMTCPVCLGLPGALPVLNLAAIEKTILTGLMLGCSTPEISKWDRKNYFYPDMPKNYQLSQFDLPLCLGGGVPLYDLAYPKDWQKRIENPGKVVKLTRIHLEEDVGKSTHTAAGTLVDFNRAGTPLMEIVSDPDLDSAEETVAYLNSLRQILIYGGGGGAGMGKGEMRCDVNISLRPEGQMELGAKIELKNLNSVSAVRRAIHFEIERQTEALDKGEKLVQSTRRWDDDRGETQLMRTKEDAHDYRYLPDPDLLPIRTLPIVERMRVLVPELPHQKRERFEQEYAVSAYDAGVLASDLGLADWFERSAGTDAKVPAKKVANWVINELLGKLNEAGSTLTESRVTPGALNELVGAVESGKISNNQAKEVFAEMFESGDAPGSIIKAKGFEQVSDTGALEALCDQVIAANPDKVAEFKSGNEKMLNWMTGQIMKSSGGKANPKVVGELLRGKLG
- a CDS encoding ATP-dependent DNA ligase, which gives rise to MQKLDVIEVRYDRGIFLPELDLWLDPQMGKDRAFVSHAHSDHFARHGWTLCSPVTGMLSRSRYGEGSLEVALMPDWKEVVVERGFELRLLPAGHILGSAMLHMTRLRDGATLLYTGDFKMRVGLSSEQAELIKADTLIMETTFGLPMYRFPASEKVIASVVAFVQETIEDRGIPVLLGYSLGKAQEVLAALNGAGVPVMLHASMVKLTKVYEELGYELPGWRVFKADEAAGHALIFPPSAARSLVVKKLKVCRTAMLSGWALTPGAKFRYQVDEVFPLSDHADYGELLDCVERVRPKLVYTVHGSTTEFARDLRERGVEAWSLIASNQLELGLGGEVKKEDEVGKVVEQVEGEMAVDAFAAWAMVCERVSAQSSRLKKQELLAEYLQKLPESEVERAVRWFAAILDDPTLQAPPLQTGWATIRQALLGVSGMREAEYRQIARSQNDTGRTAFLVLQRREGVNDSGGVALTDVAGVFVRLREARGPVAKASVLKEGLMGMSALEGSYVVRLLTGELRIGSREGLIEEAVARAFGCAGEEVREAAMLSGDIGRAALLAKGGRLKDAQPVLFVPVKVMLASPEETAEAIWDRLGAGVDRGSVWLEDKFDGIRAQVHVGAGRVEIFTRDLKLVTGQFPEIAEAALKMKDEVMVDGEIIAFADDKKLTFHDLQRRLGRKSQGDLFVPSDITVKYVVFDMMWRNGVSFLQEPLEKRRGQLEALVLPSLWQRIALMEAGSSEAVEEAFHAARRAGNEGLIAKDRNSFYTPGRRGKTWLKLKKAFSTLDVVVVKVEQGHGKRSHVLSDYTFAVRDERGALRVIGKAYSGLTDAEIEELTAVFVEDTISQKGNVRTVTPRVVLEIAFDSIQESKRHDSGLALRFPRIKAIRTDKGVEEIDSLEYARKLAGAG